The following are from one region of the Quercus robur chromosome 1, dhQueRobu3.1, whole genome shotgun sequence genome:
- the LOC126713667 gene encoding serine carboxypeptidase 24-like, which produces MVFQSVVLFLFMSSLIFSSTITTAIAALPKQQELDRISALPGQPPVTFSQFSGYVTVNEQPGRALFYWLTEATAFPEKKPLVLWFNGVVTKLYPNINYTLCNCAGPGCSSVAFGASEEIGPFRINKTGLSLYLNEYSWNREANLLFLESPAGVGFSYTNTRSDLNNSGDKRTAEDALVFLTRWMSRFPQYKHREFYIAGESYAGHFVPQLAEKIVEYNKALSQPILNLKGFIVGNAVFDYYYDEIGTIEYWWSHSMISDTRYRSVLKNCDFKVVESERPQPCKQAMYHATTELGNIDQYSIYTPTCLASHDNTMSPIRFKNTLLRRRLSEYDPCSANYAEKYYNRPEVQKAMHANVNGILRNWTVCSEVLGIGPGKIWTDSEFSMLPTYKKLFTAGLRIWVFSGDTDAVVPVTATRLSLSHLNLTIKTLWYPWNEDDQVGGWTEVYDQLTFATVRGAGHEVPLFQPKRVLILFKSFLAGKELPILPGYENIDY; this is translated from the exons ATGGTGTTCCAAAGTGTAGTCCTTTTTCTCTTCATGTCCTCACTCATTTTCTCTTCAACCATCACCACTGCCATTGCTGCCTTGCCAAAACAACAAGAGCTAGATCGAATTTCAGCACTGCCTGGACAGCCACCagtaacattttctcaattttctggCTACGTTACGGTCAACGAGCAACCTGGACGAGCTCTCTTCTACTGGTTGACAGAAGCCACTGCTTTTCCAGAAAAGAAACCTCTTGTTCTTTGGTTCAACGGAG ttgtaactaaactttatccaaaTATTAATTATACATTATGTAATTGTGCAGGGCCAGGTTGTTCATCGGTGGCATTTGGAGCATCAGAGGAAATTGGGCCATTTAGGATTAACAAGACTGGTTTATCACTTTATCTCAATGAATATTCATGGAATAGAG AAGcaaatcttttatttcttgaaTCGCCGGCTGGTGTTGGTTTTTCGTACACAAATACAAGATCCGACCTTAATAATTCCGGAGATAAACGGACTG CTGAGGATGCTTTAGTATTTCTAACTAGATGGATGTCAAGATTTCCACAATACAAACATCGAGAATTCTACATTGCTGGGGAGAGCTATGctg GGCATTTTGTTCCCCAGTTGGCAGAGAAAATTGTAGAATATAATAAGGCACTCTCGCAACCTATCCTCAACCTTAAAGGATTTATA GTGGGAAATGCAGTTTTTGATTATTACTATGACGAAATTGGAACAATAGAATATTGGTGGAGCCATTCAATGATATCTGATACAAGATATCGATCAGTTCTCAAGAATTGCGATTTCAAGGTGGTAGAAAGTGAAAGACCACAACCATGTAAACAAGCAATGTACCATGCCACTACGGAGCTTGGAAACATAGATCAATACAGTATTTATACACCAACTTGCTTGGCATCGCATGATAATACCATGAGCCCTATAAGGTTCAAAAATACTCTATTGCGTCGAAGGCTTTCTGAGTACGATCCATGTAGTGCAAATTATGCTGAGAAGTATTATAATCGGCCGGAAGTACAAAAGGCAATGCATGCAAATGTTAATGGAATTCTTCGCAACTGGACTGTTTGCAG TGAAGTTCTCGGAATCGGACCAGGCAAAATTTGGACAGATTCTGAATTTTCTATGTTGCCAACATACAAGAAGTTGTTTACAGCTGGTTTACGAATCTGGGTTTTCAG TGGGGACACAGATGCAGTAGTTCCAGTGACTGCCACTAGGCTATCCCTCAGCCATCTCAATCTCACCATTAAAACTCTGTGGTATCCATGGAACGAAGATGATCAg GTAGGAGGATGGACAGAGGTCTACGATCAGTTAACTTTTGCTACAGTGAGAGGGGCTGGCCACGAGGTTCCACTATTTCAACCCAAGCGAGTACTCATtcttttcaaatcttttttgGCAGGGAAGGAATTGCCAATTTTACCTGGATATGAGAATATAGATTATTGA